The following are from one region of the Stigmatella ashevillena genome:
- a CDS encoding tetratricopeptide repeat protein — MTLALAFATAALLAAEPTNLPPNHPPVPPGTGASPAAPTGALPEGHPPFAAPKAPGELPAGHPPMSDTGRAPPSAEELLKQLDSTEGLRAREKTFEIASSLGKLYYSNGRHADSVMYFLQAEEKAVKTRALFLEQRKKLGKKPVPGVEEAQCGFSETTSVEEMAKVAEARAKQGDAAGAAACAKAALAPVLEVEVLRANALYLTGDSQGALTVYGRVLEVSPSHEDALFSRSAVLYETKGEDVKALQTAHEGFEAFLAMHPNSPRADLAKQLGQFAEDTAKAGGRQKWKQARAEDRRVRLSQPVAQRPMEAMPPRAAPGPDAPPALTQEMVDAVQNTERTPELEAGLAKLVEEGEEHLARGRYDDALAAYRRVVPFQPDNGRAKAGMAWALVGLGRPMADRIWGVAVGTDAAAVEKLGDTLRARGDERGAKALWTKLLSSAPDYPNKATLQAKANP, encoded by the coding sequence ATGACGCTTGCCCTCGCCTTCGCCACCGCGGCCCTGCTCGCCGCGGAGCCCACCAACCTGCCGCCCAACCACCCGCCGGTTCCTCCGGGCACGGGGGCCTCACCGGCGGCGCCCACGGGCGCGCTGCCCGAGGGCCATCCCCCCTTCGCGGCCCCGAAGGCCCCGGGCGAGCTGCCCGCTGGACACCCTCCCATGTCGGACACGGGGCGGGCCCCGCCTTCCGCCGAGGAGCTGTTGAAGCAGCTCGACTCGACCGAGGGGCTGCGCGCGCGGGAGAAGACGTTCGAGATCGCCTCGTCGCTGGGCAAGCTCTACTACTCGAACGGGCGGCACGCGGACTCGGTGATGTACTTCCTCCAGGCCGAGGAAAAGGCGGTGAAGACGCGGGCGCTCTTCCTGGAGCAGCGCAAGAAGCTCGGAAAGAAGCCCGTGCCTGGCGTGGAGGAGGCCCAGTGCGGCTTCTCCGAAACCACGTCCGTGGAGGAAATGGCCAAGGTGGCCGAGGCGCGCGCGAAGCAGGGCGACGCCGCGGGAGCCGCGGCCTGCGCGAAGGCAGCGCTGGCGCCGGTGCTCGAGGTGGAAGTGCTGCGCGCCAATGCGCTGTACCTGACGGGGGATTCGCAGGGCGCGCTGACGGTGTACGGGCGGGTGCTGGAGGTGTCTCCTTCCCACGAGGATGCGCTCTTCTCGCGCTCGGCGGTGCTGTACGAGACGAAGGGCGAGGACGTGAAGGCGCTGCAGACCGCGCACGAGGGCTTCGAGGCTTTCCTGGCGATGCACCCCAACTCGCCTCGGGCCGATCTGGCCAAGCAACTGGGCCAGTTCGCCGAGGACACGGCGAAGGCCGGAGGCCGGCAAAAGTGGAAGCAGGCCCGTGCGGAGGATCGCCGCGTCCGCCTGTCCCAGCCGGTAGCGCAGCGGCCCATGGAGGCCATGCCGCCCCGGGCGGCTCCGGGCCCGGACGCGCCCCCCGCGCTGACGCAGGAGATGGTGGACGCGGTCCAGAACACCGAGCGCACGCCGGAGCTGGAGGCAGGCTTGGCGAAGCTGGTGGAGGAGGGCGAGGAGCACCTGGCGCGCGGCCGCTATGACGATGCGCTGGCCGCGTACCGCCGCGTGGTGCCCTTCCAGCCGGACAACGGCCGGGCCAAGGCGGGCATGGCGTGGGCGCTGGTCGGCCTGGGTCGGCCCATGGCCGATCGCATCTGGGGCGTCGCGGTGGGCACGGATGCCGCGGCGGTGGAAAAGCTGGGCGACACGCTGCGGGCCCGGGGCGACGAGCGCGGCGCCAAGGCGCTGTGGACGAAGCTGCTGAGCTCCGCGCCCGACTACCCCAACAAGGCGACCTTGCAGGCGAAGGCCAATCCCTGA
- the folK gene encoding 2-amino-4-hydroxy-6-hydroxymethyldihydropteridine diphosphokinase, giving the protein MSTNVYVGLGSNEGDREGRLVAALEALSRIDAVAVLRHSSLFESAPVGPSQPPFLNAVVALDCDLSPQRLLTILQRIEHDLGRRRDGNRWGPRPIDLDILLWGAEVVADANLQVPHLELHKRRFALEPLVELAPELKHPVLGVTVSELLLRLAPQDVRRCSATQWPEARFLEHDS; this is encoded by the coding sequence GTGAGCACCAACGTTTATGTGGGATTGGGGTCCAACGAAGGAGACCGCGAAGGCCGCCTCGTGGCGGCCCTGGAGGCGCTCTCGCGCATCGACGCGGTCGCCGTCCTGCGGCACTCCTCGTTGTTCGAGAGTGCGCCGGTAGGCCCTTCCCAGCCCCCCTTTCTCAACGCCGTGGTCGCGCTGGACTGTGATTTGTCTCCCCAGCGGCTGCTGACCATCCTCCAGCGCATCGAGCATGATCTCGGGCGCCGCCGGGATGGGAACCGGTGGGGGCCTCGCCCCATCGATCTCGACATCCTCCTCTGGGGGGCCGAGGTGGTGGCGGACGCGAACCTTCAGGTGCCCCACCTGGAGTTGCACAAGCGCCGCTTCGCCCTCGAACCCCTGGTCGAGCTGGCCCCCGAGTTGAAGCACCCCGTGCTGGGGGTGACGGTGAGTGAACTGCTCCTGCGTCTCGCTCCGCAGGATGTCCGCCGGTGCTCGGCCACCCAGTGGCCCGAAGCCCGCTTTCTGGAACACGACTCATGA
- a CDS encoding fumarylacetoacetate hydrolase family protein, translating into MTPTRYCRFLHEGRAHPGRIEGQEVVVLTAAPWAGGKETGLRRSLSSLTLLVPSEASKVVCIGQNYRKHAEEMGKPVPSEPLLFIKPSTALNGPRAPIRLPKASQEVHYEAELGLVIGERLKNADEATAARAIWGLTCINDVTARDIQRREVQHTRAKSYDTFACVGPWAVTGLSPADLRILCRVNGQVRQDSRTSDMVFNPAQLVSFISHIMTLLPGDLVSTGTPSGVGALAAGDMVEVELEGIGTLANPVEMEP; encoded by the coding sequence ATGACTCCCACACGCTACTGCCGCTTCCTCCACGAGGGACGTGCGCACCCCGGCCGCATCGAGGGCCAGGAGGTGGTGGTCCTCACCGCCGCGCCCTGGGCCGGAGGCAAGGAGACGGGGCTGCGGCGCTCGCTGTCCTCGCTCACGCTGCTGGTGCCCTCCGAGGCCTCGAAGGTGGTGTGCATCGGGCAGAACTACCGCAAGCACGCCGAGGAGATGGGCAAGCCCGTTCCCAGCGAGCCGCTCTTGTTCATCAAGCCCTCCACGGCCCTCAATGGGCCGCGCGCGCCCATTCGCCTGCCCAAGGCCAGCCAGGAGGTGCACTACGAGGCGGAGCTGGGGCTCGTCATCGGGGAGCGGTTGAAGAACGCGGACGAGGCCACCGCGGCCCGCGCCATCTGGGGGCTCACCTGTATCAACGACGTCACGGCGCGCGACATCCAGCGCCGCGAGGTTCAGCACACCCGCGCCAAGAGCTACGACACCTTCGCCTGTGTGGGGCCGTGGGCCGTGACGGGGCTCTCCCCGGCGGACCTGCGCATCCTCTGCCGGGTGAATGGCCAGGTGCGTCAGGACAGCCGCACCTCCGACATGGTGTTCAACCCTGCCCAACTGGTCTCCTTCATCTCCCACATCATGACGCTCCTGCCTGGAGACCTGGTGAGCACGGGCACCCCGTCAGGGGTGGGCGCGCTGGCGGCCGGGGATATGGTGGAGGTGGAACTGGAGGGAATCGGGACCCTGGCCAACCCGGTTGAGATGGAGCCGTGA
- the dapB gene encoding 4-hydroxy-tetrahydrodipicolinate reductase — translation MLRTVITGVTGRMGSTLMRLARSSRDFAIVGATARQGSPVVGLDAALAARMGEPLGLAVVDNLDRALEAGAQVVIDFTSAEASVAHARQCAAKGVAMVIGSTGFNADTRHQVVECARSIPVVLAPNTSIGVNVVIQMAADLARVLGQGFDVEVLETHHRMKKDSPSGTALRLAEVLAGSLGRNSEDLTFARRGWIGPRPEREIGVQALRGGDVVGEHTVFFFGEGERIELTHRATSRDQFGKGALRAAEWVARQRPGLYDMANVLGLQRT, via the coding sequence ATGCTGCGGACAGTCATCACCGGAGTCACCGGACGCATGGGCAGCACGCTGATGCGGCTGGCGCGGAGTTCGCGGGACTTCGCCATCGTGGGGGCCACGGCGCGGCAGGGCAGTCCGGTCGTGGGGTTGGATGCGGCGCTGGCGGCGCGCATGGGAGAGCCGCTCGGGCTGGCGGTGGTGGACAACCTGGACCGGGCGCTGGAGGCAGGGGCCCAGGTGGTCATCGACTTCACCAGCGCGGAGGCGAGCGTGGCGCACGCCCGGCAGTGCGCCGCCAAGGGCGTGGCCATGGTGATTGGCTCCACCGGGTTCAACGCCGACACGCGCCACCAGGTGGTCGAATGCGCCCGGTCCATTCCCGTGGTGCTGGCGCCCAACACCTCCATCGGCGTCAACGTCGTCATCCAGATGGCGGCGGACCTGGCCCGCGTGCTCGGCCAGGGCTTCGACGTGGAGGTGCTGGAGACGCACCACCGGATGAAGAAGGACTCGCCCTCGGGCACGGCGCTGCGGCTGGCGGAGGTGCTGGCGGGGTCGCTGGGGCGCAACAGCGAGGACCTGACGTTCGCGCGCCGGGGGTGGATTGGACCGCGCCCGGAACGGGAGATTGGCGTGCAGGCGCTTAGGGGAGGAGACGTGGTAGGCGAGCACACCGTCTTCTTCTTTGGTGAGGGAGAGCGCATCGAGTTGACCCACCGGGCCACCAGCCGGGATCAGTTCGGCAAGGGGGCGTTGCGGGCAGCCGAGTGGGTGGCGCGGCAGCGCCCGGGGCTCTATGACATGGCCAACGTACTCGGCCTTCAGAGGACATGA
- the dapA gene encoding 4-hydroxy-tetrahydrodipicolinate synthase, whose protein sequence is MKTIEGSMTALATPFQNGRFDEAAYRELIERQIAGGTSGIVPMGTTGEAATMAPEERWRAVRVAVEAAQGRVLVVGGAGSNNTAETVESVKRVREAGADGALIVTPYYNKPTQAGLVEHYRAIARAHPGFPLIAYNVPGRTGVDMLPETVARVAELPEVVAIKEASVTMSRAVDLMELCGDRLALLSGDDFTVMPFIACGGKGVISVSSNVAPRLMADLVAAARAGDLAVARALQVKMNTLHKLLFTESNPIPVKWALHLMGVFGPEIRLPLMPLSEPHASKLREELGRLNLL, encoded by the coding sequence ATGAAGACGATTGAAGGGTCTATGACCGCGCTCGCCACGCCCTTCCAGAACGGAAGGTTCGACGAGGCGGCCTACCGGGAACTCATCGAGCGGCAGATCGCGGGTGGAACGAGCGGCATCGTTCCCATGGGCACCACGGGCGAGGCAGCAACCATGGCCCCCGAGGAGCGTTGGCGCGCGGTGCGGGTGGCGGTGGAGGCGGCGCAGGGGCGGGTGTTGGTGGTGGGCGGAGCGGGCTCCAACAACACCGCGGAGACGGTGGAATCGGTGAAGCGCGTGCGTGAGGCGGGCGCGGATGGGGCGCTCATCGTCACGCCCTACTACAACAAGCCGACGCAAGCGGGGCTGGTGGAGCACTACCGCGCCATCGCCCGCGCGCACCCTGGCTTCCCGCTCATCGCCTACAACGTTCCCGGTCGCACGGGCGTGGACATGCTTCCGGAGACCGTGGCGCGGGTGGCGGAGCTTCCCGAGGTGGTGGCCATCAAGGAAGCCTCGGTCACCATGTCCCGCGCGGTGGATCTGATGGAGCTGTGTGGAGACCGGCTCGCCCTGCTGTCGGGAGATGACTTTACCGTGATGCCCTTCATTGCCTGTGGTGGCAAGGGGGTCATCTCGGTGTCTTCCAACGTGGCTCCCCGGCTGATGGCGGACCTGGTGGCGGCGGCGCGCGCGGGCGATCTGGCGGTGGCGCGGGCGCTCCAGGTCAAGATGAACACCCTGCACAAGTTGCTCTTCACCGAGTCCAATCCGATTCCGGTGAAGTGGGCGCTGCACCTGATGGGCGTCTTCGGCCCGGAAATCCGCCTGCCGTTGATGCCGCTGTCCGAGCCGCATGCCTCCAAGTTGCGCGAAGAGCTGGGACGGTTGAATCTGCTGTAA
- the lysA gene encoding diaminopimelate decarboxylase yields MSSFQYKKGALHAESVPLGAIAEAVGTPSYVYSQAALTGHFQVLDEAFGEHPHLICYSVKANSTLAVLGLFAGMGSGFDIVSGGELARVRQARGDMGKTVFAGVGKTQEEMARALAAGILLFNVESAEELEALDAVGRQAGRRAPFGLRVNPDVDARTHRYISTGLKTSKFGVPFEEAVALYARARKMKGVRALGVDCHIGSQLTRTAPVKAALSKVAGLYAELKAQGHPLEYLDIGGGLGITYADETPPSPQEYARTVLEVVKGTGARLILEPGRSLVGNAGVLLTRVLYRKQTPAKTFVVVDAGMNDLIRPALYEAHHTLLPVVKRRGKAVEVDVVGPVCESTDVLARARPLVLPPQGALFAVMSAGAYGMSMASTYNSRLRPAEVLVDGPAWRVVREREREEDLWRREQA; encoded by the coding sequence ATGAGTTCCTTCCAGTACAAGAAGGGCGCGCTCCACGCGGAGTCCGTCCCGCTGGGGGCCATCGCCGAGGCGGTGGGCACTCCCTCCTACGTCTACTCCCAGGCCGCCCTCACCGGGCACTTCCAGGTGCTGGACGAGGCCTTTGGCGAGCACCCCCACCTCATCTGTTACTCGGTGAAGGCCAACAGCACCCTGGCCGTGCTGGGCCTGTTCGCTGGGATGGGCAGTGGCTTCGACATCGTCTCGGGCGGTGAGCTGGCCCGGGTGCGGCAGGCCCGGGGGGACATGGGCAAGACGGTGTTCGCCGGGGTGGGCAAGACGCAAGAGGAGATGGCCCGGGCGCTTGCCGCCGGCATCCTCCTGTTCAACGTGGAGAGCGCCGAGGAGTTGGAGGCGCTCGATGCCGTGGGGCGGCAGGCAGGGCGCCGCGCTCCCTTCGGTTTGCGCGTCAACCCGGACGTGGACGCGCGCACCCACCGCTACATCTCCACGGGGCTGAAGACCTCCAAGTTCGGCGTGCCCTTCGAGGAGGCGGTGGCCCTCTACGCCCGCGCCCGGAAGATGAAAGGCGTGCGCGCCCTGGGCGTGGACTGCCACATCGGCTCGCAGCTCACCCGCACGGCGCCAGTGAAAGCGGCGCTCTCCAAGGTCGCGGGGCTCTACGCGGAGCTGAAGGCCCAGGGGCATCCGCTGGAGTACCTGGACATCGGCGGAGGGCTGGGCATCACCTACGCGGACGAGACGCCGCCCTCACCCCAGGAGTACGCCCGCACCGTGCTGGAGGTGGTGAAGGGCACCGGGGCCCGTCTCATCCTGGAGCCGGGCCGGTCGCTGGTGGGCAATGCCGGGGTGCTGCTCACGCGCGTGCTGTACCGCAAGCAGACGCCCGCGAAGACCTTCGTGGTGGTGGATGCGGGCATGAATGATCTCATCCGCCCGGCGCTCTACGAGGCGCACCACACCTTGCTGCCGGTGGTGAAGCGGCGGGGCAAGGCCGTCGAGGTGGATGTGGTGGGCCCCGTGTGCGAGTCCACCGACGTGCTGGCCCGTGCTCGGCCGCTGGTGCTGCCTCCCCAGGGCGCGCTATTCGCGGTGATGAGCGCGGGGGCGTATGGCATGAGCATGGCTTCTACTTACAACTCCCGGCTACGTCCGGCCGAGGTGCTGGTGGATGGCCCTGCCTGGCGGGTAGTGCGCGAGCGCGAGCGCGAAGAGGATCTCTGGCGTCGTGAACAGGCCTGA
- a CDS encoding TIGR04551 family protein, whose product MSHVLLAALLVASATATAQTSPPAPVPESATPAATPSAAPSTPAAASPSAASPLSPEAEAELARRLEAAKAEMREEIRAQIATQSLATASESNWQSEFTEERRKLEIFTLDGYLRLRPNLFYKFDLGQAPGRRLFPFTSPRSPAENTQAGTNMRLRLEPTFNVSEEVRIKLQVDALDNILLGSTPDSSFTGSDRDIYTIFSESQTPPASAINAFKDSISIKRAYGEVSTPVGMLRFGRMGSHWGLGMLRNDGNCVDCDFGDNVDRIQFVTEPFAGFYVTPMVDFNSEGVSSEVRNAEREPVDLTNADDSHSYVLAIARRDTDQQVRAKLDNNQGVLNYGLHFTYRTQRWEATGYEGGNFQGNTPTTAGFVPRDAKLYVPDLWLRYEERLWRLEVELAVIYGSIGNRALTLEGSVDPAQNQDLRILQFGGVAQGEYRLLNSKLKLGMEFGVASGDKAAGFGNYPRRRVANEDNEQLDGPQYTCAVGGCSDDAIRNFRFNRAYRVDLILWRELIGGLTDAVYFKPSLKYSIADGFDVYGSVIYSQALYAESTPSRTSKSLGVEVDIGARYETEDGFIAGIDWGILFPMSGLQDQGIPLDFETAQAIRGTLGIRF is encoded by the coding sequence ATGTCCCACGTCCTGCTGGCGGCGCTGCTCGTCGCCTCCGCCACGGCCACCGCCCAGACGTCCCCGCCGGCGCCGGTGCCCGAGAGCGCGACGCCCGCAGCCACCCCGTCCGCTGCTCCGTCCACCCCTGCCGCCGCGAGCCCCTCCGCCGCGTCGCCGCTCTCCCCCGAGGCCGAGGCCGAGCTGGCGCGCCGGTTGGAAGCGGCCAAGGCCGAGATGCGCGAGGAGATCCGCGCGCAGATCGCCACCCAGTCGCTGGCCACCGCCTCCGAGTCCAACTGGCAGTCGGAGTTCACCGAGGAGCGGCGCAAGCTGGAGATCTTCACGCTGGATGGCTACCTGCGCCTGCGGCCGAACCTCTTCTACAAGTTTGACCTGGGCCAGGCCCCGGGCCGGCGGCTGTTCCCGTTCACCTCGCCGCGCTCCCCCGCGGAGAACACGCAGGCGGGCACCAACATGCGCCTGCGGCTGGAGCCCACCTTCAACGTCTCCGAGGAGGTCCGCATCAAGCTCCAGGTGGATGCGCTGGACAACATCCTCCTGGGCTCGACGCCGGACAGCTCCTTCACCGGCAGTGACCGGGACATCTATACGATTTTCTCCGAGAGCCAGACGCCGCCCGCCTCGGCCATCAACGCCTTCAAGGATTCGATCTCCATCAAGCGCGCCTACGGCGAGGTCTCCACGCCGGTGGGCATGCTGCGCTTTGGCCGCATGGGCAGCCACTGGGGCCTGGGCATGCTGCGCAATGACGGCAACTGCGTGGACTGCGACTTCGGCGACAACGTGGACCGCATCCAGTTCGTCACCGAGCCGTTCGCCGGCTTCTACGTGACGCCCATGGTCGACTTCAACTCCGAGGGCGTCTCCAGCGAGGTCCGCAACGCCGAGCGCGAGCCGGTGGACCTGACCAACGCGGATGACAGCCACAGCTACGTGCTGGCCATTGCCCGGAGAGACACCGACCAGCAGGTGCGGGCCAAGCTGGACAACAACCAGGGCGTGCTCAACTACGGCCTGCACTTCACCTACCGCACGCAGCGCTGGGAGGCCACGGGCTACGAGGGGGGCAACTTCCAGGGCAACACCCCCACCACCGCGGGCTTCGTGCCCCGGGACGCCAAGCTGTACGTGCCGGACCTGTGGCTGCGCTACGAGGAGCGCCTGTGGCGCCTCGAGGTGGAGCTGGCGGTCATCTACGGCAGCATCGGCAACCGCGCGCTGACGCTGGAAGGCTCGGTCGATCCGGCGCAGAACCAGGACCTGCGCATTCTCCAGTTCGGCGGCGTGGCCCAGGGCGAGTACCGGCTGCTCAACTCGAAGCTGAAGCTGGGGATGGAGTTCGGCGTCGCCTCGGGTGACAAGGCCGCGGGCTTCGGCAACTACCCGCGCCGCCGCGTCGCCAACGAGGACAACGAGCAGCTCGACGGGCCGCAGTACACCTGTGCCGTGGGCGGGTGCAGCGACGATGCCATCCGCAACTTCCGCTTCAACCGCGCCTACCGCGTGGACCTCATCCTGTGGCGGGAGTTGATCGGCGGCCTCACCGACGCCGTCTACTTCAAGCCGTCGCTGAAGTACTCGATCGCGGACGGCTTCGATGTGTACGGCTCCGTCATCTACTCGCAGGCCCTCTACGCGGAGTCCACGCCGTCCAGGACCAGCAAGAGCCTGGGCGTAGAGGTGGACATCGGGGCGCGCTACGAGACGGAGGACGGCTTCATCGCGGGCATCGACTGGGGCATCCTCTTCCCGATGAGCGGCCTGCAGGATCAGGGCATTCCCCTGGACTTCGAGACCGCGCAGGCGATCCGCGGCACGCTGGGGATTCGTTTCTAG
- the mutM gene encoding bifunctional DNA-formamidopyrimidine glycosylase/DNA-(apurinic or apyrimidinic site) lyase has translation MPELPEVETARQNLARWLGGHRVVKAEADDTRVFRGAERARFAELKGRLESLDRRGKYLLWTFEAGRGLLAHLGMTGKFVRRPPGQGEPYSRARFHLEEGTVIHFCDPRLFGRMEPVPASGLRALEAIQSLGRDPLADGLTGPQLAEAVGGSRQDLKVALMDQGRLAGLGNIHAAEALFRAGLHPSRKPGTLTPEEWKRLARAIHATIAFGLEEQEGEEPVYLEEGAQNVFRVYGRAGQPCPACKSQVESFTQAGRTTHVCPKCQPLKAQRPGRKRAPGR, from the coding sequence ATGCCTGAGCTCCCAGAGGTAGAGACCGCCCGGCAGAACCTGGCACGTTGGCTCGGCGGGCACCGCGTGGTCAAGGCCGAGGCGGACGACACCCGGGTTTTCCGGGGGGCGGAACGCGCGCGGTTCGCCGAGCTGAAGGGGCGGCTCGAATCCCTGGATCGCCGGGGGAAGTACCTGCTGTGGACCTTCGAGGCGGGCCGTGGCCTGCTGGCCCACCTGGGGATGACCGGAAAGTTCGTCCGGCGGCCCCCCGGGCAGGGGGAGCCCTACAGCCGAGCCCGCTTCCACCTGGAGGAAGGCACCGTCATCCACTTTTGCGACCCGCGCCTCTTCGGGCGGATGGAGCCCGTGCCCGCCTCGGGGCTCCGGGCGCTGGAGGCCATCCAGTCGCTGGGAAGGGACCCGCTGGCGGACGGACTGACGGGGCCGCAGCTCGCCGAGGCGGTGGGGGGCTCCCGGCAGGACCTGAAGGTGGCGCTGATGGACCAGGGGCGCCTGGCGGGCCTGGGCAACATCCACGCCGCCGAGGCGCTCTTTCGGGCGGGCCTGCACCCCTCGCGCAAGCCCGGCACCCTCACCCCGGAGGAGTGGAAGCGGCTGGCGCGGGCTATCCACGCGACCATCGCCTTCGGCCTGGAGGAGCAGGAGGGGGAAGAACCGGTTTACCTGGAGGAGGGGGCCCAGAACGTGTTCCGGGTGTATGGCCGGGCCGGCCAGCCCTGCCCGGCGTGCAAGTCCCAGGTGGAGTCCTTCACCCAGGCGGGCCGCACCACGCACGTCTGCCCGAAGTGCCAGCCGTTGAAGGCGCAACGCCCGGGCCGGAAGCGGGCGCCGGGGCGTTGA
- a CDS encoding superoxide dismutase, which produces MVDKKYTPLKFPELKSLKGISDAVLETHFKLYEGYVNRANKLTESLSGLAAKGEAAGTNPVYAELTRRLGFEYNGMVLHEYYFGNLKPGGTPPGDRLKKAFEASFGSFENWLTDFKAVATMPGIGWAVTFQDPRNGWLSNHWITLHETNNIAGFTPIIVLDAWEHAFVPDYKANERAKYVDAYFSNIDYEAAESRLNVK; this is translated from the coding sequence ATGGTTGATAAGAAGTACACGCCGCTCAAGTTCCCGGAGCTCAAGAGCCTCAAAGGCATCAGCGATGCGGTCCTCGAGACGCACTTCAAGCTGTACGAGGGCTACGTCAACCGCGCCAACAAGCTCACCGAGAGCCTGTCGGGGCTGGCCGCCAAGGGCGAAGCCGCCGGAACCAACCCCGTCTACGCGGAGCTGACGCGTCGCCTGGGCTTCGAGTACAACGGCATGGTCCTTCACGAGTACTACTTCGGCAACCTGAAGCCGGGCGGCACCCCGCCGGGCGACAGGCTGAAGAAGGCGTTCGAGGCGAGCTTCGGCTCCTTCGAGAACTGGCTGACGGACTTCAAGGCCGTGGCCACCATGCCGGGCATCGGCTGGGCCGTCACCTTCCAGGATCCGCGCAACGGGTGGCTGTCCAACCACTGGATCACCCTGCACGAGACCAACAACATCGCGGGCTTCACCCCCATCATCGTCCTGGACGCGTGGGAGCACGCCTTCGTGCCGGACTACAAGGCCAACGAGCGCGCCAAGTACGTGGATGCGTACTTCTCCAACATCGACTACGAGGCCGCCGAGTCGCGGCTGAACGTGAAGTAG
- a CDS encoding M48 family metallopeptidase, translating into MQRIFSVVLGLTIAAGFSTGCAAQRIKAEKAVASTFISDEQEAELGAQVKKQLEQEEKIQYVQDAAVTDYVNTVATPILQAANRDRKGVKWQVFVINDPKTVNAFATPGGYLYVYTGLILAADNEAELAGVLAHEAGHVVGRHSARAMVNAYGLQALSELALGKNPGVAAQIAAQLAGTGAQLAHGRSEETEADEYGARYSAAARYDPKGLITFFDKLRQQEGNTPGVLKWLSTHPTSADRISHLQQYISQNRLSGTNVGTERLTPIKQRLQGR; encoded by the coding sequence ATGCAGCGAATCTTCTCGGTGGTTCTGGGTCTCACGATCGCGGCAGGCTTCTCCACGGGCTGCGCCGCACAGCGCATCAAGGCGGAAAAGGCCGTGGCCAGCACCTTCATCTCGGACGAGCAGGAGGCGGAGCTCGGCGCCCAGGTGAAGAAGCAGCTCGAGCAGGAGGAGAAGATCCAGTACGTCCAGGACGCGGCCGTCACGGACTACGTGAATACCGTGGCCACCCCCATCCTCCAGGCGGCCAACCGGGACCGCAAAGGGGTGAAGTGGCAGGTCTTCGTCATCAATGATCCGAAGACGGTGAACGCCTTCGCCACGCCCGGCGGCTACCTCTACGTCTACACCGGGCTCATCCTCGCGGCGGACAACGAGGCAGAGCTGGCCGGGGTGCTGGCGCACGAGGCGGGCCACGTGGTGGGCCGGCACTCGGCGCGCGCCATGGTGAATGCCTATGGCCTCCAGGCCCTGAGCGAGCTGGCCCTGGGCAAGAATCCGGGCGTCGCGGCGCAGATCGCCGCGCAGCTGGCAGGCACGGGCGCGCAGTTGGCCCACGGCCGCAGCGAGGAAACGGAGGCGGATGAGTATGGCGCGCGCTACTCGGCCGCGGCCCGCTATGATCCCAAGGGCCTCATCACCTTCTTCGACAAGCTGCGGCAGCAGGAGGGCAACACGCCTGGGGTCCTCAAGTGGCTGAGCACGCACCCCACCAGCGCTGACCGCATCTCGCACCTTCAGCAGTACATCTCCCAGAACAGGCTGAGCGGCACGAATGTGGGTACCGAGCGGCTCACCCCCATCAAGCAGCGCCTGCAGGGCCGCTGA